The following are encoded together in the Terriglobia bacterium genome:
- a CDS encoding site-specific DNA-methyltransferase — protein MKNALYYGDNLQILRARVRDESVHLCYIDPPFNSQRNYNQIYNRVGREDEAQEQAFIDTWKWEDEARDGWHQIQSNHEGRFTEQTIELIKGLHSVLGEESLLAYLISIALRLVEINRVLAPTGSFYLHCDPTASHYLKIIVDAIFLPNGGDYKNEIIWRRSGSHNSAKRFGPIHDVILYYSKGADTFFRKQFRPYLKEYVLSYFKKSDDRGRYRSQTLTGSGTRNGESGKIWRGFNPTAKGRHWAFPGTVAEDLGLSERLTLHEKLDILREENLIAQTVDGLPEYRQYLHAGRGIPIQDIWAYQPCTQGVLNGTDECIDQDVKWLEKRGGSERIRT, from the coding sequence GTGAAGAACGCGCTGTATTATGGCGACAACCTGCAAATCTTGCGTGCTCGCGTGCGAGATGAATCAGTGCATCTCTGCTATATTGACCCACCATTCAATTCACAGAGGAATTACAACCAGATTTACAACAGAGTAGGCAGAGAGGACGAAGCTCAGGAACAAGCATTTATTGATACATGGAAATGGGAAGATGAAGCACGCGATGGTTGGCACCAAATCCAGTCGAATCACGAAGGCCGATTCACAGAGCAGACCATTGAGTTAATAAAAGGCTTGCACAGTGTTCTCGGTGAAGAGAGCTTACTCGCCTACCTCATTAGCATTGCTCTCAGGCTTGTGGAGATAAATCGCGTGTTAGCTCCGACTGGAAGTTTCTATCTGCATTGCGATCCAACCGCAAGCCACTACCTGAAGATTATTGTAGATGCAATCTTCTTGCCGAACGGCGGAGACTACAAGAACGAAATCATCTGGCGGCGCTCCGGCTCGCACAATTCCGCGAAGAGATTTGGCCCAATTCATGACGTAATTCTCTATTACAGCAAGGGCGCAGATACGTTTTTCCGTAAACAGTTCCGCCCCTACTTGAAAGAATACGTCCTTTCCTATTTCAAGAAGTCGGATGATAGGGGACGCTATCGGTCACAAACGCTGACGGGATCGGGCACTAGGAACGGAGAAAGCGGCAAAATTTGGCGGGGCTTTAATCCGACGGCTAAGGGTCGCCACTGGGCTTTCCCTGGCACGGTTGCGGAAGACCTTGGTCTTAGTGAAAGGCTGACACTGCATGAGAAGCTAGATATTCTGCGCGAAGAGAATTTGATAGCTCAAACTGTTGACGGCCTTCCAGAGTATCGCCAGTACTTGCACGCTGGTCGCGGAATTCCAATTCAAGACATCTGGGCTTACCAACCATGTACGCAAGGTGTGTTGAATGGAACAGACGAGTGCATCGATCAAGACGTTAAATGGCTGGAAAAACGTGGCGGCAGTGAGCGCATAAGGACATAG
- a CDS encoding tyrosine-type recombinase/integrase, which translates to MTSELKLSLAHTLKHSTASVYNSGLKVVLQTFGKAPIKKLGRYEIELFLASKSKTYAKNTLREFRASLSRLMSWAVSNDWIEKNPVSGIKLPAGTGNEITRNVLSSKQVNALAAKLDEPYATLILFLAATGLRVGEAIGIKWTDFDGEVLNVQRRIYDGVIDTVKTESAKRSIPIPTRLLKRLEGLERVSEWVFNSRSGTPLNPGNALRRYIQPTAQGLGIALSGFHDLRHSLATDLINSGVSAKAVSQILGHANVGITLNTYTHPATKDFAGPLTERAGQFVM; encoded by the coding sequence ATGACTTCGGAATTGAAGCTTTCCCTCGCACATACACTCAAACACTCAACAGCAAGCGTTTACAACAGCGGGTTGAAAGTCGTTTTGCAGACTTTCGGCAAAGCCCCGATTAAGAAACTTGGCCGCTATGAAATTGAATTATTCTTAGCGTCCAAGTCCAAGACCTACGCTAAGAACACCCTGCGGGAATTTCGCGCTAGTCTTTCCCGCCTCATGTCGTGGGCAGTGAGCAACGATTGGATTGAGAAAAACCCAGTGAGCGGGATCAAACTGCCAGCAGGGACAGGCAATGAGATTACGCGCAACGTTCTAAGCTCGAAGCAAGTGAACGCGCTAGCTGCCAAGCTGGACGAACCCTATGCAACCCTGATTCTGTTTTTGGCCGCTACGGGTTTACGAGTCGGAGAGGCAATCGGGATCAAATGGACGGACTTTGACGGCGAAGTCCTGAACGTGCAACGGCGCATCTATGACGGCGTAATTGACACGGTTAAGACTGAATCGGCCAAACGATCCATCCCGATTCCAACCCGCTTGCTGAAACGGCTAGAGGGTCTTGAACGCGTGAGCGAGTGGGTTTTCAATTCTCGCAGTGGAACCCCTCTCAATCCAGGTAACGCGCTAAGGCGATATATCCAGCCAACAGCGCAGGGACTCGGAATCGCTCTGAGCGGGTTTCATGATCTTCGACATTCTCTCGCAACAGACCTAATCAACAGCGGGGTGTCCGCAAAGGCAGTGTCTCAGATTCTCGGACACGCAAACGTGGGCATCACGCTAAACACTTACACTCATCCGGCCACAAAGGACTTTGCGGGGCCGCTAACCGAAAGGGCTGGCCAGTTCGTAATGTGA
- a CDS encoding CPXCG motif-containing cysteine-rich protein — protein MQSGFQCAGCGEWNETTVDSSAGMKQRYVEDCQVCCKPNVLLATWDMSAGEYTIQAELE, from the coding sequence ATGCAATCAGGCTTTCAATGCGCCGGCTGCGGCGAGTGGAACGAGACCACGGTGGATTCTTCCGCTGGAATGAAACAGCGCTATGTTGAAGACTGCCAGGTCTGCTGCAAACCCAACGTGCTGCTGGCCACCTGGGACATGTCGGCCGGCGAATACACGATCCAGGCGGAATTGGAATAG
- a CDS encoding site-2 protease family protein gives MPNFSTDVAQLCKRCSHPLTPGALACDGCQTLVHAGELDHLAAQARNLEARSDLQQAHQVWQSALPLLPFGSRQAEWIREHLRELEAAISNTDHQRHMGQAKQWAKRIAPLGPLAALLAKGKTLLFFLAKLKFLMSFAAFIGLYWSMWGAKFGIGFALLILVHEMGHFIDIKRRGLPAEMPVFLPGLGAFVRWQALGVSLETRAAVSLAGPLAGFFSAVACWVIALQTGDPIWFALARTAAWLNLLNLIPVWVLDGAGAMLPLSMPEKLLVMLTAGGLAYATHEGIFWFIGGGALVNVVLVALESRQPRPIAMVQLNLEGREGSAQTVSMDPNGHGPDALHGDQRGGSPLIAAYYIGVLAALGAVLYWLPGHGSAIP, from the coding sequence GTGCCCAATTTCTCTACCGACGTCGCCCAGCTCTGCAAACGCTGTTCTCATCCGCTCACTCCCGGCGCGCTGGCGTGCGACGGATGCCAGACGCTGGTCCACGCCGGCGAACTGGACCACCTCGCAGCGCAGGCCCGCAACCTTGAAGCGCGTTCTGATCTGCAGCAGGCGCATCAGGTATGGCAGTCCGCGTTGCCGCTGCTGCCTTTCGGCTCGCGGCAGGCGGAGTGGATTCGCGAGCATCTGCGCGAACTGGAAGCGGCCATCAGCAACACAGATCACCAGCGCCACATGGGACAGGCCAAGCAGTGGGCCAAGCGAATCGCGCCACTGGGTCCGCTGGCGGCGTTGCTGGCCAAAGGCAAGACGCTGTTGTTCTTCCTGGCGAAGCTAAAGTTTTTGATGAGCTTTGCCGCGTTCATCGGCCTTTACTGGTCCATGTGGGGCGCCAAATTCGGAATTGGATTTGCTCTGCTGATTCTGGTCCACGAGATGGGCCACTTCATTGACATCAAGCGCCGCGGGCTGCCTGCCGAGATGCCGGTCTTTCTGCCCGGGCTGGGAGCGTTCGTCCGCTGGCAGGCGCTGGGCGTTTCCCTGGAGACCCGTGCGGCCGTGAGTCTGGCCGGACCCTTGGCCGGATTCTTCTCTGCCGTGGCCTGCTGGGTGATCGCGCTGCAAACCGGCGACCCGATCTGGTTCGCTTTGGCGCGCACCGCAGCCTGGCTGAACCTGCTGAACCTGATCCCCGTCTGGGTGCTGGACGGCGCAGGCGCCATGCTGCCCTTGAGCATGCCGGAAAAACTGCTGGTGATGCTGACCGCCGGAGGATTGGCTTACGCCACGCATGAGGGCATCTTCTGGTTTATCGGCGGAGGCGCGCTGGTGAATGTCGTTTTGGTAGCTTTGGAAAGCAGGCAGCCGCGCCCGATCGCCATGGTCCAGCTGAACTTGGAGGGCCGTGAAGGCAGCGCGCAAACAGTTTCCATGGACCCCAATGGGCATGGCCCGGATGCACTCCATGGCGATCAGCGCGGCGGCAGCCCGTTGATCGCGGCGTACTACATTGGAGTGCTGGCGGCGCTCGGCGCCGTGCTTTATTGGTTGCCCGGCCACGGCAGTGCGATTCCCTAA
- a CDS encoding UDP-2,3-diacylglucosamine diphosphatase, producing MLGKPYDTVIISDLHLGSGVSRAADALEFLQSMQFQRLILLGDIFADLNFSRLTKEHWKFLGYIRKLSNPRHEKEVVWVEGNHDHGLTEVMSHLVGVPVYQQYEWDFAGKRHIAIHGHQFDSFGINNFHITRIGQSLHLFLQQLDSKHKKVARYLDRLNTRWLRLSAQVADGALSHAKQGNAERIFCGHTHVPLHQERDGVEYYNSGAWVDLRCTYVTICHEGVAIHEYVPQSFDDRDTREERSAVAAGPVGVAVPSGLSAASAY from the coding sequence ATGCTGGGAAAACCATACGACACGGTGATCATCTCTGATCTCCACCTGGGGTCGGGGGTGAGCCGCGCGGCGGACGCCCTGGAATTTCTGCAGTCCATGCAGTTCCAGCGGCTGATCCTGCTGGGCGATATCTTTGCCGACTTGAATTTCAGCCGCTTGACCAAAGAGCACTGGAAATTTCTGGGCTACATCCGCAAGCTTTCCAACCCGCGGCATGAAAAAGAAGTGGTCTGGGTGGAAGGCAACCACGACCATGGGTTGACGGAAGTGATGTCGCACTTGGTCGGCGTGCCTGTGTACCAGCAGTACGAATGGGATTTTGCCGGCAAGCGTCATATCGCCATCCACGGACACCAGTTCGACAGCTTTGGCATCAACAATTTTCATATCACCCGCATCGGACAATCGCTGCACCTCTTCTTGCAACAACTGGATTCGAAGCACAAAAAAGTTGCCCGCTACCTGGACCGTCTCAACACCAGATGGTTGCGTCTTTCCGCACAGGTAGCTGACGGGGCGCTCAGCCACGCAAAACAAGGCAACGCTGAGCGCATCTTTTGCGGTCACACCCACGTCCCGCTGCACCAGGAGCGGGACGGAGTGGAGTATTACAACTCCGGCGCGTGGGTGGACCTGCGTTGTACCTACGTCACCATCTGCCACGAAGGAGTGGCCATCCATGAATATGTCCCACAATCGTTTGACGATCGTGATACCCGCGAAGAACGAAGCGCGGTTGCTGCCGGTCCTGTTGGCGTCGCTGTGCCGTCAGGATTATCCGCAGCTTCCGCATACTAA
- a CDS encoding glycosyltransferase family 2 protein → MSHNRLTIVIPAKNEARLLPVLLASLCRQDYPQLPHTKVFVADAGSTDGTQDIARSFGDRLDIEVIPGGLPSVGRNAGARRAETKYVLFIDADMELKDPTLLRRTMELTERRNLHCVTTNIWCSNGTLRDHVLYALNDIAQYGSLMLFPFSTGMFMLFDKNTFDRLGGFHEGALYAEDYLLSKKVANWRFGVVRGRIHTTNRRFRNMGHLKIVSMFLKTMFNSWNDNYFLRDHGYWRQKV, encoded by the coding sequence ATGTCCCACAATCGTTTGACGATCGTGATACCCGCGAAGAACGAAGCGCGGTTGCTGCCGGTCCTGTTGGCGTCGCTGTGCCGTCAGGATTATCCGCAGCTTCCGCATACTAAAGTCTTCGTCGCCGACGCCGGATCTACGGACGGGACTCAAGATATCGCCCGCTCCTTTGGCGACCGGCTGGACATTGAAGTCATCCCCGGCGGGCTGCCGTCTGTCGGGCGCAATGCCGGAGCGCGCCGCGCGGAGACCAAGTACGTCCTGTTCATTGACGCCGACATGGAACTGAAGGACCCAACGCTGCTTCGCCGCACCATGGAGCTTACCGAGCGCCGCAACCTGCACTGTGTGACGACGAACATCTGGTGCAGCAACGGGACGCTGCGCGACCACGTGCTGTACGCGCTGAATGACATTGCGCAGTACGGATCGCTGATGCTCTTTCCCTTCAGCACCGGCATGTTCATGCTGTTTGACAAGAACACGTTTGACCGCCTGGGCGGCTTCCATGAAGGCGCGCTCTACGCCGAAGATTACCTGCTCAGCAAGAAGGTGGCAAACTGGCGCTTTGGCGTGGTGCGGGGGCGCATTCACACCACCAACCGTCGCTTCCGCAACATGGGGCACTTGAAGATCGTGAGCATGTTCTTGAAGACCATGTTCAACAGCTGGAACGACAATTATTTTCTGCGTGATCACGGATACTGGCGGCAAAAGGTCTAG
- a CDS encoding glycoside hydrolase family 1 protein codes for MDNGPGETSNHVFPPHFAWGVATSSHQVEGGNANNQWSAWEKQGRIKSGDSVGLACDWWRNAERDFDLAQQLGVNALRLSIEWSRIEPAEGQCDADALNRYRQMLRALQDRRIRPFVTLHHFTNPLWLEAKGGWTAPDSPQLFERFTQRVVSALGDLCTDWTTFNEPNVYASLGYFLGEFPPGRKGRFLQAARVTRNLLLAHAAAYRKIHELQPEANVGWAQHFAVFKPQRPDSAADRWLTRFIDRRFNQNFADSILHGRAPFPLDRFGQSLEEVRGTCDYVGINYYSRLRAGFNLRSPKTGFFQLTVPPDKPQGDPGVEVPYGEAYPQGLRRAVESFKAFNKPVFILENGVPDRDDRIRPWVIESTVAQMRGLLAEGVDLRGYFHWSLTDNFEWNEGWHLRFGLIELDPVTQERKPRPSAQIYADIIRKSRNGSGRLPESPELPKLGN; via the coding sequence ATGGATAACGGACCAGGCGAAACCTCCAATCACGTTTTTCCTCCTCACTTCGCGTGGGGCGTGGCAACTTCTTCCCATCAGGTGGAAGGCGGCAACGCCAATAACCAATGGTCGGCATGGGAAAAGCAGGGCCGCATCAAGTCCGGCGACAGCGTCGGTCTGGCCTGCGACTGGTGGCGCAACGCGGAACGCGACTTTGATCTGGCCCAGCAGCTCGGCGTAAATGCTCTGCGGCTGTCAATCGAGTGGAGCCGGATCGAGCCGGCGGAAGGCCAGTGCGACGCCGACGCGCTGAATCGCTACCGCCAGATGCTGCGCGCGTTGCAGGACCGCCGCATCCGGCCGTTTGTTACGCTGCACCACTTCACCAATCCGCTGTGGTTGGAAGCCAAGGGCGGATGGACCGCGCCGGATTCGCCGCAACTCTTTGAGCGCTTCACGCAGCGGGTGGTATCAGCCTTGGGCGACCTGTGCACCGACTGGACCACCTTCAACGAACCCAACGTCTATGCGTCGCTGGGATATTTTCTGGGTGAATTCCCTCCCGGACGCAAAGGACGATTCCTTCAAGCGGCGCGCGTGACGCGCAATCTTCTGCTGGCACATGCCGCGGCGTATCGGAAAATTCATGAGTTGCAGCCGGAGGCCAACGTCGGCTGGGCGCAGCACTTCGCGGTGTTCAAACCGCAGCGTCCGGATTCCGCCGCCGACCGCTGGCTCACCCGCTTCATTGACCGTCGCTTCAACCAGAACTTTGCCGACAGCATCCTGCACGGCCGCGCGCCGTTTCCGCTGGACCGCTTTGGCCAGTCGCTGGAGGAAGTGCGCGGCACGTGCGACTACGTGGGCATTAACTATTACAGCCGGCTGCGAGCGGGCTTCAACCTGCGCAGCCCCAAGACCGGGTTCTTTCAACTCACGGTCCCGCCGGATAAACCCCAGGGTGATCCGGGCGTAGAAGTGCCCTACGGCGAAGCCTACCCCCAGGGCTTGCGCCGCGCGGTGGAAAGCTTCAAGGCCTTCAACAAGCCGGTCTTCATTCTGGAGAACGGCGTGCCCGACCGCGATGACCGCATACGCCCGTGGGTGATTGAATCCACCGTGGCGCAGATGCGCGGACTGCTGGCGGAAGGCGTGGACCTGCGCGGCTACTTCCACTGGAGCCTCACCGACAACTTTGAGTGGAATGAAGGCTGGCACCTGCGCTTCGGGTTGATCGAACTCGACCCGGTAACGCAGGAGCGCAAGCCGCGTCCCAGCGCGCAGATCTACGCCGACATCATCAGAAAGAGCAGGAACGGGAGTGGGAGATTGCCAGAATCGCCGGAATTGCCAAAATTGGGGAATTGA
- a CDS encoding glycogen/starch/alpha-glucan phosphorylase gives MADLLTETASSPESLRDCVMRHVRYTLARSEGALTSRELFKPLCLAIRDLIIDRLLVTEQRYRDHDVKRLYYLSLEFLMGRWLSDNLCNLRLEEQCSAILAELNIRLEDVTDSEPDAGLGNGGLGRLAACFLESLATMNMPGFGYGIDYEYGLFRQEIVAGHQREKPDLWKAEGTPFYIERPHEICAIPIYGRLEHSRDSEGTRRQQWVDSKIVIGVPNDMPVAGFNGQTVNYLRLFSARASQDFDIEIFNRGDYIRAVEQKIASENISRVLYPSDSVLSGRELRLLQEYFLVACSFTDIIRRYRATHATFDEFSSKVAVQMNDTHPSLSVAELMRQLVDENQLSWDQAWEITQATLGYTNHTLLPEALERWPVSLLERVLPRHMEIIYGINHQFLRTVDRSWPGDMERQSRMSIIEEGPEKQVRMANLAIIGSHAVNGVSKLHTELLKTSLLPDFVALWPERFSNKTNGVAPRRWLLKANPGLAKLLTSAVGEGWITDLDQARGLEKHSADAGFQHEFMEIKRHNKEKLAREVLSSTTVAIDPASVFDVHVKRIHEYKRQLLNVMRVIHQYLSIVDDDATPKIPRTYIFAGKAAPGYWAAKQIIKLICNVAAIVNQDSHANQFMKVVFVPDYRVSLAEVIMPAADLSQQISTAGMEASGTGNMKLAMNGALTLGTMDGATIEIIEEVGAANIYTFGLTPDDVRWYREHGNYNPRELCNMNPGLRRVMESLSSDRFCPGESGLFRWIVDEILDRGDRYFLMADLPSYLEASARADADYQDPAVWATKAILNVARVGFFSSDRTIREYARDIWGIRAAVGGQEPAQSKAKESVSAEVPG, from the coding sequence ATGGCAGATTTGCTTACCGAGACCGCGTCCAGCCCCGAGTCATTGCGGGACTGCGTGATGCGCCATGTCCGCTACACGCTGGCGCGCTCGGAGGGCGCGCTTACCTCCCGCGAACTGTTCAAACCGCTGTGCCTGGCCATTCGCGACCTGATCATTGATCGCCTGCTGGTCACCGAGCAGCGTTATCGCGACCACGACGTGAAGCGTCTTTATTACCTCTCGCTGGAATTCCTCATGGGCCGCTGGCTCAGCGACAATCTCTGCAATCTGCGCCTGGAAGAACAATGCAGCGCGATCCTGGCCGAGTTGAACATTCGCCTGGAAGACGTAACGGACTCCGAGCCTGATGCCGGCCTGGGCAACGGCGGCCTGGGTCGCCTGGCCGCATGCTTCCTTGAATCCCTGGCCACCATGAATATGCCCGGCTTCGGCTACGGCATTGATTACGAGTACGGGCTCTTCCGGCAGGAGATCGTGGCCGGCCACCAGCGGGAAAAACCTGACTTGTGGAAGGCCGAGGGCACGCCGTTTTACATTGAGCGTCCGCACGAAATCTGCGCGATTCCCATTTACGGCCGCCTGGAGCATTCCCGCGATTCGGAAGGCACGCGCCGCCAGCAATGGGTGGACAGCAAGATCGTCATCGGCGTACCCAATGACATGCCGGTGGCCGGCTTCAACGGCCAGACGGTGAATTACCTCCGCCTGTTCAGCGCGCGCGCCTCGCAGGACTTTGATATTGAGATCTTCAATCGCGGCGATTACATCCGCGCCGTGGAACAGAAGATTGCGTCGGAAAATATCTCACGCGTGCTTTACCCCTCTGACTCCGTGCTCTCCGGCCGCGAGCTGCGCCTGCTGCAGGAATATTTTCTGGTGGCGTGTTCGTTCACGGACATCATTCGCCGCTACCGCGCCACGCACGCCACGTTTGACGAGTTTTCCAGCAAAGTCGCCGTGCAGATGAACGACACGCATCCCAGCTTGTCGGTGGCCGAACTCATGCGCCAATTGGTGGACGAAAACCAGCTCAGTTGGGACCAAGCCTGGGAAATTACCCAAGCCACGCTGGGTTACACCAACCATACTCTGCTGCCGGAGGCGCTGGAGCGCTGGCCGGTGTCGCTGCTGGAGCGCGTGTTGCCGCGGCACATGGAAATCATTTACGGCATCAACCACCAGTTCCTGCGCACCGTGGACCGCTCCTGGCCGGGCGATATGGAGCGGCAGAGCCGCATGTCCATTATTGAAGAAGGCCCGGAAAAACAAGTGCGCATGGCCAACCTGGCCATTATCGGCAGCCACGCGGTCAACGGCGTCTCCAAACTGCATACTGAACTGCTCAAGACTTCGCTGCTGCCGGATTTTGTCGCGCTGTGGCCGGAGCGTTTCAGCAACAAGACCAACGGAGTCGCTCCGCGACGCTGGCTGCTCAAAGCCAATCCCGGCCTGGCCAAACTGCTGACTAGCGCCGTGGGCGAAGGCTGGATCACTGATCTGGACCAGGCGCGCGGCCTGGAAAAACACTCCGCCGACGCCGGCTTCCAGCACGAGTTCATGGAGATCAAGCGCCACAACAAAGAAAAGCTGGCGCGCGAAGTCCTGAGCAGCACCACGGTCGCGATTGATCCCGCTTCGGTGTTTGACGTCCACGTGAAGCGCATTCATGAATACAAACGCCAGTTGCTGAACGTGATGCGCGTCATCCACCAGTACTTGAGCATTGTGGATGACGACGCCACGCCCAAGATTCCGCGCACGTACATTTTTGCCGGCAAGGCCGCGCCCGGTTACTGGGCGGCCAAGCAGATCATCAAGCTTATTTGCAACGTGGCCGCCATCGTCAACCAGGATTCGCACGCCAACCAGTTCATGAAAGTGGTCTTTGTGCCGGACTACCGCGTGTCCTTGGCGGAAGTCATCATGCCGGCCGCCGACCTCAGCCAGCAAATCTCCACCGCGGGCATGGAGGCTTCCGGCACCGGCAACATGAAGCTGGCCATGAACGGCGCGCTTACCCTGGGCACGATGGACGGAGCCACCATTGAGATCATCGAGGAAGTGGGCGCGGCCAACATCTATACCTTCGGCCTCACGCCGGACGACGTCCGCTGGTATCGCGAGCACGGCAATTACAATCCGCGCGAACTCTGCAACATGAATCCCGGCCTGCGCCGCGTGATGGAAAGCCTGTCGTCAGACCGCTTCTGCCCCGGCGAAAGCGGCCTGTTCCGCTGGATCGTGGACGAAATCCTGGACCGCGGCGACCGCTACTTCCTCATGGCTGACCTGCCTTCGTATCTGGAAGCCAGCGCCCGCGCCGACGCCGACTACCAGGACCCGGCGGTCTGGGCAACGAAGGCCATCTTGAACGTGGCCCGCGTGGGCTTCTTCTCCAGCGACCGCACGATCCGCGAATATGCGCGGGATATTTGGGGGATTCGGGCTGCGGTGGGCGGGCAAGAACCCGCGCAGTCGAAAGCGAAGGAGAGTGTGAGCGCGGAAGTTCCGGGGTAA
- a CDS encoding amidase: MLSEDILYLPVTELARRIRARKLSPVELAESYLERSRKIGPKLNAYATLTPDLALQQARAAEKEIAAGKYRGPLHGIPYAAKDLLAVKGYPTTWGARPLMDQKFDHDATVIRKLHAAGAVLLGKAAMIELAGGMGYRYASASATGAARNPWNTDHWTCGSSSGSGAIMAAGLAAFALGTETWGSIICPSGFCGVTGLRPTFGRVSRAGAMALAYSMDKIGPMGRTADDCALVLSAISGHDPDDAGSLPEAAAKFSSVPEARPLRMGWMANQWKEISPDVNDAATKARAGLEASHSAVVKNVMLPEGPWEAAAGTIVSVEGAAAFRKMISSGSVAQLADPVGKIGGYMNEEISASDFLLAQRIRGVLVKKMDAMFNDVDVLVSSSLPVTASKIDANLDTDLSFADPIGGIGNICGLPAISVPCGFGKNGLPVGLQFIARPMDDAKVVQAARLFQSRTDWHTKRPALQ; the protein is encoded by the coding sequence ATGCTGAGCGAAGACATTCTCTATCTCCCTGTCACCGAATTGGCCAGGCGCATCCGCGCGCGCAAGCTCTCGCCGGTGGAGCTCGCGGAAAGTTATCTGGAGCGCAGCCGCAAGATTGGTCCCAAGTTGAACGCGTATGCCACGCTCACGCCTGATCTTGCTCTGCAACAAGCCCGCGCCGCCGAAAAAGAAATTGCCGCAGGCAAATATCGCGGCCCGCTGCACGGCATTCCTTACGCGGCCAAAGACCTGCTCGCGGTGAAAGGCTATCCCACCACGTGGGGAGCGCGCCCGCTGATGGACCAAAAGTTCGATCACGATGCCACGGTCATCCGCAAGCTCCACGCGGCCGGAGCGGTCTTGCTGGGCAAAGCGGCGATGATCGAACTCGCGGGCGGCATGGGCTATCGTTACGCATCGGCATCGGCCACGGGCGCAGCCAGGAATCCCTGGAACACTGACCACTGGACCTGCGGATCATCGAGCGGCTCCGGGGCCATCATGGCGGCTGGCCTTGCGGCGTTTGCGCTGGGAACCGAGACCTGGGGTTCCATCATTTGTCCTTCAGGATTCTGCGGCGTCACCGGGCTGCGTCCCACGTTTGGACGGGTGAGCCGCGCCGGCGCCATGGCGCTGGCGTACTCCATGGACAAGATTGGCCCCATGGGCCGCACCGCCGACGATTGCGCCCTGGTGTTGAGCGCGATTTCCGGACACGATCCTGACGACGCCGGATCGCTGCCGGAAGCAGCCGCGAAATTTTCCAGCGTCCCCGAAGCTCGTCCGCTGCGCATGGGATGGATGGCCAACCAGTGGAAAGAAATCTCGCCCGACGTAAACGACGCCGCCACCAAGGCGCGCGCGGGGCTGGAAGCGAGCCACTCCGCCGTCGTCAAGAACGTGATGCTTCCGGAAGGGCCGTGGGAGGCCGCTGCCGGCACCATCGTTTCGGTGGAAGGCGCTGCGGCGTTCCGCAAGATGATTTCGTCGGGCAGCGTGGCCCAGCTCGCGGACCCCGTCGGCAAAATTGGCGGATACATGAACGAGGAAATCAGCGCGTCTGACTTCCTGCTGGCCCAGCGCATTCGCGGCGTGCTGGTGAAAAAGATGGACGCAATGTTCAACGACGTGGACGTTCTGGTCTCTTCGTCGCTTCCCGTGACCGCGTCCAAGATTGACGCCAACCTGGACACCGACCTGTCCTTCGCCGACCCCATCGGCGGCATCGGCAACATCTGCGGACTGCCGGCCATCAGCGTGCCCTGCGGTTTCGGCAAAAATGGATTGCCCGTGGGGCTGCAATTCATCGCGCGCCCCATGGACGATGCCAAGGTTGTGCAGGCCGCGCGCCTGTTCCAAAGCCGCACGGACTGGCACACCAAGCGTCCCGCGCTGCAATAA